In Rutidosis leptorrhynchoides isolate AG116_Rl617_1_P2 chromosome 2, CSIRO_AGI_Rlap_v1, whole genome shotgun sequence, one genomic interval encodes:
- the LOC139891598 gene encoding uncharacterized protein isoform X2, producing MADVFEEETEQTVSLNEYLDEVEHQELEADLVLGGDEGKECTYVKGYMKRQAIFSCLTCTPDGNAGVCTACSLSCHDGHEIIELWTKRKFKCDCGNSKFGETYCKLLPSKDIENEENKYNHNFKGKYCTCGRLYPDPDVEEQVEMIQCCICEDWFHEAHLSVECTKEIPRDEDGEPLYEDLICHMCSSICSFLHLYPQTIFAPHQQPNTATDLKEKGVEAAPSGSGTSEVHNADSAVLEPNFENVDDDKTMLVGEKSDKCLLGVDLLTTELTSDKSQPMFLSKNWREAICVCEKCLGFYEKKGISFLVDKEDSIAEYEKVAKQRRDEKMQQQEGEEMNFLSNLGHVEKMEILSGIADMKDEIHTFLQSFDASKPITSDDIHQVFDNLKKRRRMD from the exons ATGGCGGATGTGTTTGAAGAGGAAACTGAACAAACGGTTTCTCTGAATGAGTACCTTGATGAAGTTGAACATCAGGAACTT GAAGCAGATTTAGTTTTGGGTGGTGATGAGGGAAAGGAGTGCACCTATGTCAAAGGTTATATGAAGAGGCAGGCGATTTTCTCATGCTTAACTTGTACCCCAGATGGAAATGCAGGCGTTTGCACAGCGTGTAGTTTGTCTTGCCATGATGGACACGAG ATAATAGAACTTTGGACCAAGAGAAAATTCAAGTGTGATTGTGGCAATTCAAAGTTTGGAGAGACCTACTGCAAACTCTTGCCAAGCAAGGATATCGAAAATGAAGAAAACAAATACAACCATAATTTTAAGGGAAAGTACTGTACGTGTGGCCGTCTGTATCCTGATCCAGATGTTGAGGAGCAAGTAGAGATGATCCAGTGCTGCATTTGTGAAGATTGGTTTCATGAGGCACATCTTAGCGTTGAGTGTACTAAGGAG ATCCCAAGAGACGAGGATGGTGAACCTCTGTATGAAGATCTTATCTGCCACATGTGCTCGTCCATCTGTTCTTTTCTTCACCTGTACCCTCAAACCATATTTGCACCACATCAGCAACCAAATACTGCAACTGATTTAAAAGAAAAAGGCGTGGAGGCTGCACCTTCGGGTTCTGGTACTTCAGAGGTTCATAATGCAGACTCTGCAGTACTTGAACCCAACTTTGAAAACGTGGATGATGATAAAACTATGCTTGTTGGAGAGAAATCTGATAAATGTCTTCTTGGTGTTGACCTTTTGACTACTGAATTGACTTCAGATAAAAGTCAACCGATGTTTCTTTCAAAGAATTGGAGGGAGGCGATATGCGTGTGCGAAAAGTGTTTGGGATTTTACGAAAAGAAAGGAATAAGTTTCTTGGTTGATAAGGAGGATTCGATTGCCGAGTATGAGAAAGTTGCAAAGCAAAGGCGGGATGAAAAAATGCAGCAGCAAGAAGGTGAAGAAATGAATTTTCTTAGTAATCTTGGTCATGTCGAAAAGATGGAAATACTTTCGGGCATTGCTGATATGAAAGATGAAATCCATACATTCCTG CAATCCTTCGATGCATCGAAGCCAATCACATCTGATGATATCCACCAAGTATTTGATAATCTTAAGAAACGTCGACGGATGGACTGA
- the LOC139891598 gene encoding uncharacterized protein isoform X1, which translates to MADVFEEETEQTVSLNEYLDEVEHQELEADLVLGGDEGKECTYVKGYMKRQAIFSCLTCTPDGNAGVCTACSLSCHDGHEIIELWTKRKFKCDCGNSKFGETYCKLLPSKDIENEENKYNHNFKGKYCTCGRLYPDPDVEEQVEMIQCCICEDWFHEAHLSVECTKELQIPRDEDGEPLYEDLICHMCSSICSFLHLYPQTIFAPHQQPNTATDLKEKGVEAAPSGSGTSEVHNADSAVLEPNFENVDDDKTMLVGEKSDKCLLGVDLLTTELTSDKSQPMFLSKNWREAICVCEKCLGFYEKKGISFLVDKEDSIAEYEKVAKQRRDEKMQQQEGEEMNFLSNLGHVEKMEILSGIADMKDEIHTFLQSFDASKPITSDDIHQVFDNLKKRRRMD; encoded by the exons ATGGCGGATGTGTTTGAAGAGGAAACTGAACAAACGGTTTCTCTGAATGAGTACCTTGATGAAGTTGAACATCAGGAACTT GAAGCAGATTTAGTTTTGGGTGGTGATGAGGGAAAGGAGTGCACCTATGTCAAAGGTTATATGAAGAGGCAGGCGATTTTCTCATGCTTAACTTGTACCCCAGATGGAAATGCAGGCGTTTGCACAGCGTGTAGTTTGTCTTGCCATGATGGACACGAG ATAATAGAACTTTGGACCAAGAGAAAATTCAAGTGTGATTGTGGCAATTCAAAGTTTGGAGAGACCTACTGCAAACTCTTGCCAAGCAAGGATATCGAAAATGAAGAAAACAAATACAACCATAATTTTAAGGGAAAGTACTGTACGTGTGGCCGTCTGTATCCTGATCCAGATGTTGAGGAGCAAGTAGAGATGATCCAGTGCTGCATTTGTGAAGATTGGTTTCATGAGGCACATCTTAGCGTTGAGTGTACTAAGGAG TTACAGATCCCAAGAGACGAGGATGGTGAACCTCTGTATGAAGATCTTATCTGCCACATGTGCTCGTCCATCTGTTCTTTTCTTCACCTGTACCCTCAAACCATATTTGCACCACATCAGCAACCAAATACTGCAACTGATTTAAAAGAAAAAGGCGTGGAGGCTGCACCTTCGGGTTCTGGTACTTCAGAGGTTCATAATGCAGACTCTGCAGTACTTGAACCCAACTTTGAAAACGTGGATGATGATAAAACTATGCTTGTTGGAGAGAAATCTGATAAATGTCTTCTTGGTGTTGACCTTTTGACTACTGAATTGACTTCAGATAAAAGTCAACCGATGTTTCTTTCAAAGAATTGGAGGGAGGCGATATGCGTGTGCGAAAAGTGTTTGGGATTTTACGAAAAGAAAGGAATAAGTTTCTTGGTTGATAAGGAGGATTCGATTGCCGAGTATGAGAAAGTTGCAAAGCAAAGGCGGGATGAAAAAATGCAGCAGCAAGAAGGTGAAGAAATGAATTTTCTTAGTAATCTTGGTCATGTCGAAAAGATGGAAATACTTTCGGGCATTGCTGATATGAAAGATGAAATCCATACATTCCTG CAATCCTTCGATGCATCGAAGCCAATCACATCTGATGATATCCACCAAGTATTTGATAATCTTAAGAAACGTCGACGGATGGACTGA